One stretch of Brachyhypopomus gauderio isolate BG-103 unplaced genomic scaffold, BGAUD_0.2 sc241, whole genome shotgun sequence DNA includes these proteins:
- the camk2n2b gene encoding calcium/calmodulin-dependent protein kinase II inhibitor 2 codes for MSEVLPYSEGKMNGYGADNEVGQISFSCRLQDTNSFFGSSQSKRPPKLGQIGRAKHVVIEDDRIDEVLKGMTDKSSSSV; via the exons ATGTCCGAAGTGTTGCCATACAGCGAGGGGAAAATGAACGGCTACGGAGCAGACAATGAAGTCGGCCAGATTTCATTCAGTTGTCGGTTGCAAGACACAAATTCATTCTTTGGATCGTCGCAATCAAAAAGGCCCCCGAAACTCGGGCAGATTGGCAGGGCGAAGCACG TGGTTATTGAAGACGACCGAATAGACGAAGTCCTCAAAGGGATGACGGACAAGTCGTCCTCGAGCGTTTAA